The DNA sequence TAAAAATTTCGAGAAGAGCGCGAACGGATTATGAAACAGCGGTTGCGGCTAGGAATAAGGAAGAAGCAGGAGATCAAAAAGCAGCTATAAATAAATGGAAGGAAATATTCGGGAGTGAATTTCCGAGTTATACGGGTTAAATAGGTGATGATAGATAGTGGAATTTCAAAAAGACAAAATGAAGATAAAAATATTGACCTCTTAGCAGCGCAAAGGCAATTATATTTTGAAGCTAAACGAATGACTTTTTATCAATTTGTTCTAAGCGTTTTAATTCCGGTAACATTGCCAGTTTTAAAAAAAAATTGTTCTGATGATATTAGCAGGCTGTCATTTATTTCAGTATTTGCCATTTTGATTCTGGTTATTAATAATTTCTATTTTGAAAAACAAGTGAAAATTCAAAGGGATAAAGCTGCTAAAATTCAAGAGTTATTTGATACTGACGTGCTTGAGATCAGCTGGAATAGTCAACTTTGTGGGTCTAAAGAAGTTTTACACAACGGTTTGAAAATCAAAGCTGAGAAGTACAAGAAAAGAAATAAAACTGTAGATAATCTATCGAATTGGTATCCACTAGAATATTCTAATGTAGCTATTTCTGCTGCCAGGATTATGTGTCAAAAAGTAAATGTTTCGTGGGAAAATGAAGTGAGGAC is a window from the Trichococcus shcherbakoviae genome containing:
- a CDS encoding S-4TM family putative pore-forming effector, coding for MIDSGISKRQNEDKNIDLLAAQRQLYFEAKRMTFYQFVLSVLIPVTLPVLKKNCSDDISRLSFISVFAILILVINNFYFEKQVKIQRDKAAKIQELFDTDVLEISWNSQLCGSKEVLHNGLKIKAEKYKKRNKTVDNLSNWYPLEYSNVAISAARIMCQKVNVSWENEVRTVYKYFLIIVLSTSSIFIILYSIIENNSFPDTLISIIIPLFPIGYYIFRRYCENNDTIISSAKLHGRLEVVWEQVMKSDSTDADLAVSSRKLQDSIFNYRSNAIMIWDWIYYFKREEQESDMNEVAKCVVEEFNKVKF